From the Geminocystis sp. M7585_C2015_104 genome, one window contains:
- a CDS encoding low molecular weight phosphotyrosine protein phosphatase produces MKQLKILFVCLGNICRSPAAEAIMKHLVEKEGLSHRIFCDSAGTSDYHIGESPDRRMQAAAKKRGIQVEGKARQIEPFDLEYYDLILAMDKSNYYDILALDPAGKYKDKVKLICEFATTFDDKEVPDPYYGGEAGFNYVLDLLLDACSGLLAHCKKLLADS; encoded by the coding sequence ATGAAACAGTTGAAAATTCTGTTTGTCTGTCTTGGTAACATCTGTCGTTCTCCCGCCGCCGAGGCTATAATGAAACACCTAGTAGAGAAGGAAGGGTTATCCCATAGGATTTTTTGCGACTCGGCTGGCACTTCCGACTATCACATCGGCGAGTCTCCCGACAGACGTATGCAAGCCGCCGCCAAGAAACGGGGCATACAAGTGGAGGGCAAGGCTAGACAAATTGAGCCCTTTGACCTAGAGTACTATGATTTAATCCTTGCCATGGACAAATCCAACTATTACGACATTCTAGCACTCGACCCTGCCGGCAAATATAAAGACAAGGTTAAATTAATCTGTGAATTTGCCACTACTTTTGATGACAAAGAAGTTCCCGACCCCTATTATGGGGGAGAAGCGGGGTTCAACTATGTCCTAGACTTGCTTTTAGATGCTTGTAGTGGACTACTTGCCCATTGCAAAAAACTCCTGGCTGATTCTTAA
- a CDS encoding YbaB/EbfC family nucleoid-associated protein, which translates to MTEKKGFSFGLGKMKELAAAFQKAQQIQEEAKKLQEELETMQLVAQSNDGTVVVTITGNQEPLRVEIKPEAMQYGAEKLSEVVTEAVRNAYQLSTQTMREKMENLTSSINLPGV; encoded by the coding sequence ATGACTGAGAAGAAAGGATTTAGTTTCGGCTTGGGCAAGATGAAGGAATTGGCTGCTGCCTTTCAGAAAGCCCAACAAATTCAAGAAGAGGCTAAAAAGCTGCAGGAAGAATTAGAAACTATGCAACTTGTTGCCCAGAGTAACGATGGTACAGTTGTAGTAACAATTACTGGCAACCAAGAGCCCCTTAGGGTAGAAATTAAACCAGAAGCCATGCAATATGGTGCGGAAAAACTCTCTGAGGTGGTTACAGAAGCCGTCAGGAATGCCTACCAACTCTCCACCCAAACCATGAGGGAGAAAATGGAAAATCTAACCAGCAGTATTAATCTCCCTGGTGTCTGA